A stretch of Lathyrus oleraceus cultivar Zhongwan6 chromosome 6, CAAS_Psat_ZW6_1.0, whole genome shotgun sequence DNA encodes these proteins:
- the LOC127094531 gene encoding uncharacterized protein LOC127094531 has translation MNASDRERDVDEFRALGKFQRNNPPTFKEAYEPDKAQEWLKRFDEDGIDVTWSVFHDGFLEKYFPEDVRGKKEIEFLELMEGNGTVAKYAAKFEELIKICPHDNTANAKISKCLKFVNGLRPDIQKAMGYQQITIFSELVNKSRIYDEDSRESAAHYKSLHDKKGKGQF, from the exons ATGAATGCTAGTGATCGGGAGCGTGATGTTGATGAGTTTCGTGCTTTGGGGAAGTTCCAGAGGAACAATCCGCCAACTTTTAAAGAAGCTTATGAACCTGACAAAGCTCAAGAGTGGTTGAAG AGATTTGATGAGGATGGCATTGATGTGACTTGGTCAGTTTTCCATGATGGTTTTCTGGagaagtattttccagaagatgttcgtggaaagaaggaaattgaattTCTTGAGTTGATGGAAGGTAATGGTACCGTAGCTAAGTATGCTGCAAAGTTTGAGGAGTTGATCAAAATTTGTCCCCATGACAATACTGCTAATGCTAAGATATCCAAGTGTCTtaagtttgtgaatggcttgagaccTGATATCCAGAAGGCAATGGGTTACCAACAGATTACGATATTTTCtgagttggttaacaagagtaGGATCTATGATGAGGATAGTCGTGAGAGTGCTGCTCATTACAAGTCCTTGCATGATAAGAAAGGAAAAGGGCAATTCTGA